A segment of the Streptococcus dysgalactiae subsp. dysgalactiae genome:
TCTGCACCAGCAATAATGTCTTCTGAAGCAGAGGCCCCTTCATACGCCAAGTTGACAGTATCTGTCAATCTAGCAATGATATCACGCAACATCGCCTTTTCAGCAACAATTTTAGCATAATAGTCAGCATTGGCACTTGTTGGAACACTATTGACCAATTCAACAATATAGGACAAACCGCCAATGTTTTGCAAGTCTCCTTGATTATCTAAAATTGTTCTAACAGTTGTTGCATCAATGGCATCGTTACGATCGCTGAGGGTAATCATTGCCCGAAAGATAATTTTATGAGCGTACTTATAAAAATCGTCTGGACTGATAAATTCTCTCACTGTAATCAGCTTATCAGGCGAGATAAAGATTGAGCCTAAGACAGATTGTTCTGCCAATAAATCTTGGGGTTGAACTCGTAATTCAGCTACTTCAGGCAACCTCAACACCTCCAAATCTTATTCCGTTTTGTCTCTTATGCTTCTGTGATAGCCAATTTAATCTCAGCTGTTACTTCCTTATGTAATTTCACAGGAACTTCAACCAAACCAATGGCACGGATAGGATGATCTAAAATAATATGACGTTTATCAACTTTTACCCCAAATTGCTTTTGCAATTCTTCTGAAATCTTTTTAGCTGTGATGGAACCAAATGTACGTCCATCTGGGCCAACTTTTTCTTGAAATTGAACACGTGTCTTGTCTTCATCCAAAATAGCCTTAACTGCTTGAGCTTCTGCTAAAATTTCAGCTTGAGCTTTTTCTTCGGCTTTTTGTTTTCCTTTTAATTCACCGATGCTTTGACGAGTTGCTTCTTTAGCTAAATTTTTCTTAATAAGGAAATTTTGAGCATAGCCTGTTGGGACCTCTTTGATTTCCCCTTTTTTTCCTTTTCCTTTAACATCTGCTAAGAAAATAACTTTCATGATTCCACCTCTCCTGTCTCTTTCATTGTACTATCAATAGTTTCTAATAATAACGCTTTAGCTTGGGGAAGGCTAATGTCTGGCAATTGACAAGCAGCCAAATTAAAGTGACCCCCACCTCCTAATTTTTCCATCACACGCTGAACATTAATTTTACTGCGACTTCTAGCTGAAATGGCAATCTTGTGTGATTCTGTTTCTACTAACACAAAGCTAGCTTCAACATGTGCCATTGACAATATGGTGTCCGCCGCTTTACTAGCAATAACATTACTGTAAAGTTTCCCATTTTCACCTGCTGCCACAATAATACTGTCACCTAGACGCTGGCCTTGGAGGATAATTTCATTGACTTGTTTATACTCATCAAAATCTGTTGCTGAGATAGTTTGAATTTCAACGCTATCACTCCCTTTGCTTCTTAAATAACTAGCGACATCAAAAGTTCGACTTGTGACACGTGTCGAAAAGTTTTTAGTATCAAGCATAATACCAGCCATTAAAACACTGGCTTGAATTTTATTTAACCGTTTTTTGGCATTTTGAAATTGAATGAGTTCTGTCACCAATTCGGCTGCGCTACTTGCCCCACTTTCGATAAAGGTTAGAATAGCATTATCTGGGAAATCATCATCCCTTCTATGGTGGTCGACAACGATAACATCTTCGAAGTGCTCATAAAATTCTTTAGACAGGGTCAGTGAAATTTTAGAGTGATCAACCATTACCAAAAGAGATCTTGGAGTTACCAAGCCCATGGCTTGCGAAATGCTAATGAGACGAGTTTTGCCGTCAGCCTGAAGACGTTCGATAGCTCTCTCAATATCTGAACTCATTTCATCCGGATTAT
Coding sequences within it:
- the rplI gene encoding 50S ribosomal protein L9, coding for MKVIFLADVKGKGKKGEIKEVPTGYAQNFLIKKNLAKEATRQSIGELKGKQKAEEKAQAEILAEAQAVKAILDEDKTRVQFQEKVGPDGRTFGSITAKKISEELQKQFGVKVDKRHIILDHPIRAIGLVEVPVKLHKEVTAEIKLAITEA